The Natronobacterium texcoconense genome includes the window ACGGCCGGAATCGTCGACGATGCGGGCGTCGACGTGGTTCTCGTCGGCGACAGCGTCGGCAACGCGTCGCTGGGCTACGAGACGACCATCCCGGTCACCGTCGACGACGTCGCCCGCCACGTCGGTGCGGTCTCGCGGGCAACCGACGACGCCCTGGTCGTCGCCGACATGCCGTTCCTCTCCTTTGGCGTCGACGAGAAAGATAGCCTCGAGAACGCCGGACGGATGCTCAAGGAGGAGGGTGCCGAAGCGGTCAAAATCGAGAGCGGTCCCCATACGGTCGAGCTTACAGAGAAGATGGTCCAGCTGGGCATTCCGGTGATGGCTCACCTCGGGTTGACGCCCCAGCACGTCAACCAGTACGGCGGCTACCCGCGCCAGGGAACGGACCAGGACGCCGCGGAACGCATCCTCGAACTGGCACGGGCCCACGAGGAGGCCGGCGCGTTCTCGCTCGTACTGGAGCACGTCCCGTCGAACCTCGCGGCAGAGGTCACCGACGCGATCGACATTCCGACGATCGGAATCGGTGCGGGTCCCGACTGCGACGGACAGGTGCTCGTGGTCGACGACGCAGTGGGCCTGAGCGAGTGGTCACCGTCGTTTGCAAAGCAGTTCGGGTCAGTCCGCGAAGAGATGGAAAACGCCGTCGAGGAGTACGTCACGTCCGTCGAGTCCGGCGAGTTCCCGGCCGAAGAACACAGCCACGAGGAAGCCGACCTCGAGGACATCTACTAGTCCCGTTCCAAGCGTCGACTGCTGAGCAGAACCAGATGCAGTCGTTCGGTTCTGCTCGGCAGTTCAAGCTTGAACCGCCACTAGAGGAACGTCCGAACGGCCTCGTTGAACGGCTCCGGCCGCTCGAGCATCGCAAGCTGTGCGGCGTCCTCGATCGCGACGATTTCGGCGTCAGGTATCTCGTCGGCGAGGAACTCGTGGAACCACGGCGGCGTCAGTCGGTCGTACTCGCCGTAGACGACCAGCGTGGGGACGTCGATCTCGGAAAGTCGATCGCGGACGTCGAACCCGTGACAGCTGTGGAAATCCCGGCTGGTCACTTCCCGTCCGGAGTCGTACATCGCTTCTTTCGACAGCGTCACGACGTCACGGTCGGGATCGTGGAAGAAACAATCCCGAGCGTGGAGGAATTCGACTGCACGATCGAAGTCGGTCTCGAGCCACGAAAGCAGGTCCTCGAGCACTCCCAGCCGTGCGCCGGTGCCGGTCAACACGACGGCATCGGGGCGGAACGAACGCTCGAGGAGTAACTGGAGGACGACCGCGCCGCCTAACGAACTCCCGATCAACGTCCGGACATCGGTTTCTTCCACGACGGCGAGGACGTCGTCGACGTACGCGGACAGCGTCGCGTAGCCCGGACTGGCGTCGATGTCCGCGGAGTCGCCGTGGCCGCTGAGATCGAGTGTGACGAGCGAGTGGTCGTCGGCGAGCGAGTGTTGTCCCTGCCAGAGATCGCGATTACCGCCGGTGCCGTGGACACAACACACCGACGGATCGTCGCTTTCGCCGACGATTTCGTAGGCCGTTTCCCGGCCGTGATGTGTGACCCTCTCCATACTCGTGCAACGACAGGAACAGGTATAAAGACTCGACTGCATTGCACGCTCTCGAGAAGTAATACAGACCGTCTCATACGGTTTACTGTAATCATTTCCGGCGCAACCGCGACCCGAGCGGCGGTTACGGCGGTACATCGTTACAGCAATCCGTCTCAGTCGGCGCCGATCGTCACGGCCTCGTCCGCGGCGTTCCGGAGTGCGTCGGACCGACCGTGTGAACCCGGAGCGATCGCGACCGTTTCGATGCCGACGGTCCCGGCGTACTCGAGGACCGGCTTGAAATCTGTGTCCCGGGAGGCGACCGCGAGACGATCGATGGTTCCGTCGCTTGCGAGGGCGGTCGCGTCGACGGCGAGTTTGACGTCGACGTCGCCGCTGGTGACGATCACCTCGAAGCCGCGGGCTTCGGCGGCCTGGATCAGTCCCGGCGTCGCGTGTTCGTCGAGGTAGAGTCGGATAACGCCGACACGTCCGAGATCGGCTGCGGCCTCGCGGAGGTCGTTCAGGTCGACGTCGAACTCGTCTCTGAGGACGTTCGGTCCGTCGACGAACAGCCCAACCGTCGGTTCAGCGTGTAGGTCGGGCGCGAGACGAGCCCGAACGCGATCGAACATGCAAACCGGTAGCCGAGGCCACGGCATAGGTGTAGCGAAACGCGGTCGTCGGGGCGACTGCAGGACAGACGAAGTGAGAACCCGGTTGCTCTCCTGTAGCCGTTCTCGGCGGCCGCGCATTCGCGCTGGGTCTTCGAGGTTCGGCAACCCCCTCCCTTCTATCCCGGCGCCGTCTGCCGAAAACAGAATGCTGGTTTATCTGCCCGAATTCGTTCCCTCAATCGCGACCTTCACTTGTTTCTCCCTTATATCCAAATGATATTATGACTAACCAGAGAAAGGTGAATATTTGATTGAATAAATGGTCTTGAGTTCGCGAAGATTTTAATAATTTCAGGAATACCTGACTGTCACCACATGCCACCAGATGGCACCCCCACTCCCGACCGACGATCCGTACTCAAAGCCGCTGGCGCACTCGGTGCGTTCTTCGGCTCTACCGGCGTCGCGGCTGCCGACTCCGACGAGGAATCGGGCTCGCGAGGAACGGAACTGCTCATCGGCGTCTCGCCGGACGTTTCGGACGTCGAAGGAGCGGTTCAGTCGTCACTCGGCGGTAGCGGTCGCGTCGTTCACAGCAACGAGGCAATCCACTACGCCACCGTCGAACTCCCGGCGAACACACCGGAGGAAGCGAAAGACCGAATCACCGACGCTTTCGAATCGATCGACGAGATCGAGTACGTCGAAGAAAACGCCACGCTCGAGTCGTTCACCCGGCCGAACGATCCCCATTACAGTTCCCAGCACACGCCCCAGCAGGTCAACTGTGAGGGTGCGTGGGACGAGACGTTCGGCCACTCGGACGTAACGATCTCCGTCGTCGACACCGGAACGGCCTACGACCACGAGAACCTGGCGGAAAACGTCGACGACCGGATCGGCGACGACTTCGTCGGTCGCGGAAGCGACCCCTACCCCGTCAACAGCAACGAGACCCACGGGACGGTCGTCTCCGGGATCGCCGTCGGCGGCACCGACAACGGGACGGGACACGCCGGCGTCTCGAACTGCTCGATGCTGAGCGCCCGCGCACTCGACTCGAGCGGCCGCGGGTCGCTGTCGGACATCGCCGACGCGATCCAGTGGTCGGCCGACCAGGGCGTCGACATCATCAACCTCTCGCTCGGTAGCTCGAGCGGCTGGCACACGCTTCGAAACGCCTGTCAGTACGCCTACGACCAGGGCTGTCTCCTCGTCGCGGCTGCGGGTAACGCCGGCGGGAGCGTCGCCTATCCAGCGGTCTACGACTCCGTGATCGCAGTCTCGGCACTGGATTCGCGCAATCGACTGGCCTCGTTCTCCAACCGAGGCCGCGAGATCGAACTCGCCGCGCCCGGGACGAGGGTCCTGTCGTCGACGCTTGGCGACAGCTACACCCGCGCGTCCGGAACGTCGATGGCGTCGCCCGTCGTGGCCGGCGTCGCCGGCCTCGTACTGTCCGCGTATCCGGGGCTGGACAACGAGTCCCTGCGGGAGCATCTCCGACAGACCGCGACGGACGTCGGCCTCTCCTCGAGGGCGCAGGGCTATGGCCGCATCGACGCCGACGCTGCAGTGAATACGGTTCCGGACGGATACGAACCCGAAGAGCCCGAGGAACCCGAAGACGACGAGGAAGAAGACGATCTAGACGACCGCGACGACCACCTTCTCGCGTTCGTCACCGATCCCGACGCTAGCCTCGCGAGTTACGAATTTACGGCCGA containing:
- a CDS encoding alpha/beta fold hydrolase, whose product is MERVTHHGRETAYEIVGESDDPSVCCVHGTGGNRDLWQGQHSLADDHSLVTLDLSGHGDSADIDASPGYATLSAYVDDVLAVVEETDVRTLIGSSLGGAVVLQLLLERSFRPDAVVLTGTGARLGVLEDLLSWLETDFDRAVEFLHARDCFFHDPDRDVVTLSKEAMYDSGREVTSRDFHSCHGFDVRDRLSEIDVPTLVVYGEYDRLTPPWFHEFLADEIPDAEIVAIEDAAQLAMLERPEPFNEAVRTFL
- the panB gene encoding 3-methyl-2-oxobutanoate hydroxymethyltransferase, translating into MPTVRDLRTKAGEEPITMLTAYDAPTAGIVDDAGVDVVLVGDSVGNASLGYETTIPVTVDDVARHVGAVSRATDDALVVADMPFLSFGVDEKDSLENAGRMLKEEGAEAVKIESGPHTVELTEKMVQLGIPVMAHLGLTPQHVNQYGGYPRQGTDQDAAERILELARAHEEAGAFSLVLEHVPSNLAAEVTDAIDIPTIGIGAGPDCDGQVLVVDDAVGLSEWSPSFAKQFGSVREEMENAVEEYVTSVESGEFPAEEHSHEEADLEDIY
- a CDS encoding NYN domain-containing protein gives rise to the protein MFDRVRARLAPDLHAEPTVGLFVDGPNVLRDEFDVDLNDLREAAADLGRVGVIRLYLDEHATPGLIQAAEARGFEVIVTSGDVDVKLAVDATALASDGTIDRLAVASRDTDFKPVLEYAGTVGIETVAIAPGSHGRSDALRNAADEAVTIGAD
- a CDS encoding S8 family serine peptidase codes for the protein MPPDGTPTPDRRSVLKAAGALGAFFGSTGVAAADSDEESGSRGTELLIGVSPDVSDVEGAVQSSLGGSGRVVHSNEAIHYATVELPANTPEEAKDRITDAFESIDEIEYVEENATLESFTRPNDPHYSSQHTPQQVNCEGAWDETFGHSDVTISVVDTGTAYDHENLAENVDDRIGDDFVGRGSDPYPVNSNETHGTVVSGIAVGGTDNGTGHAGVSNCSMLSARALDSSGRGSLSDIADAIQWSADQGVDIINLSLGSSSGWHTLRNACQYAYDQGCLLVAAAGNAGGSVAYPAVYDSVIAVSALDSRNRLASFSNRGREIELAAPGTRVLSSTLGDSYTRASGTSMASPVVAGVAGLVLSAYPGLDNESLREHLRQTATDVGLSSRAQGYGRIDADAAVNTVPDGYEPEEPEEPEDDEEEDDLDDRDDHLLAFVTDPDASLASYEFTADGPVEFADAPYESPSGGSIEGGTFQAEDFIEEDDGTWHAGGVTGGGHGDAFWVDGAVTSIEIDDPDVMWVELDAEEMSPAAIIDETGGGDDEDEDDEDDDTGECGDETATARAEGSLSGGWWGGTDNYTYSLRTADPCSATLSLEGPDSADFDLYVTLDGNSPSRWNYDEASTGSGSDEEVTVDLSGDEQIRFQIHAADGSGEYVVTVEEQGK